The stretch of DNA AATCAGGACTATTTTCCCGAATCAGATCGAACTGATTTGAATAATaattaatcataaaataaatatcttATGAAACGGTCTCATCAATCAACATATATGAGATAAATTGTTTAtgtttataataaaaagtaatagttttcGTATAAAAAAATAGAACTTTCTTCTATGGGTCGGATTTGAGACTCGTATAATAAAATTGACATGTGTAAAACTTTCATAGTAGTTTTTGTGTTAATTCTAAGTTAATatcattaaatataaataatcttAAATACGGTGGTTTCACTTATTTGCACAGCTAATCAAGTCCTAAACTGGTGTCTGGTCTACTGAATTAATTTATCAACCAAAAACGTCTCAAAACGTATGAAGTTGTTTATTTTTtcacatattaaaaaatttaattggaAAATTTTATactatattataaaatttgagacaCTTAGAGTAACTAACTTTTGATATCATggtctgttttaataattatatattaataaattattaaattttagtgCAAGTTATATGTAGCTCAACGAATAATTTTTGTTTCTTGAGCATCAAGTTGTCGGTAcactaatataatataatatatatatatatataatatagttttgatatgctgcacATCTACCGTGCACACTTATGTAAGCACCGATGAAGTGTCACTCACCTATTGGATGTgcaatttttcaatatttaatcacatccaataggtgagtggcacctcatcggtgctcacataagTGTGCACGTTAGTgtgcagcatatcaaaactgtgtgtgtatatatatattaacattCATTATCTAAACCTAATAATGGTTACAAGTTTCAAGATCTTCTTAGTGCGTGTGAATTAACAAGACACAAAGTGATTAAGTTTTATATTCACGATGTGTTTGAGAAGTGatcatattaattaataatcacatccgtttaattaattttttaatcaataGGGATAAGATTGATAAGGATATTTATGTTCGATTTACCATCCACGTCACATTCCTAATCTCGACTACCTAAATGTTTATTACCAAGTCCGACTTCGATAGATGTAAACTAAGGATAaagttattttatattttttgttctTGAAAGTGATAAAGTTATTTATgataataattgatttcaaaagggaaaaaaaactaatataaatatttgtttgcGGAGCTATAATGCTGTTCTTTTTATCCGAAAGGTTGTGtggataaaaagaaaaaataaatcctCAGCGTTCCTTCAATaattttttctccatttttttttCCTACATATAATGTACATCACACTGTCACTGACTGAGTAGGTCTTTTTTGAGACGACGATTGACTATATTCATATTTAtcataaaagttaatatttttctgcataaaaaattatatctttCATGAATTGGGTCGTGTTGGAAACTCGTATCACAAAATTGACGTATGAAATGATCTCACCAGTGATGGAGCCAGTAATATGGTTCTATCTGAgttagaattttaaactctagaatcttttaatattttaaagagtgagaccatctcacagatactaatttgtgagacgggtcaaccttactcatattcacaataaaaagtaatactcttagcataaaaaattatattttttaatggatgactcaaataagagttccgtctcacaaattcgacccgtgagaccgtctcacacaagtttttgtttattttaaatttttctaccTGAACTAATATCGTATTAatccaaaatttacatataaatttttttagaaaaaaatttaggCCACCTGAGTGTGGCTCCACCGTCAATTATCTCACAAGAGTTTTAGTGAACAATCACTACTAATTGGTATCTTTATTTATGCATCAATGACGATTCCGATGATATTGGCGTAAAATTTTAGCATACATTGTTTAATCCTTGTGTCTTGTTTAAATGTTTGGTTCTTGAAACTGGATTGACTTGTTTATTCCAAAAGTCATGTATTAATAAATTTAGGCTTACACTACGCACCATAGCCCTAGGATCCCTCCGATGGGAGTGAACCCAATATGAGTTTACATGATCCAAGGGTTACGATGAGGTGTAAGCGTAGTGTAAGCCATAAATTTAGAATTATTTCATATTTGTTCATTAatcatttatattatatatatacttagtgtgtttggttgagtggattaaataaggatagattaatagtccaatatttatcgttaaaattttaagttgttttaataatcattttgacccggtttaagatccaattttattaatcaaatagttatccataaaattagaacttaaaccgggtcaaaatgattattaaaccaacttaaaattttaacgataaatattggactattaatctatccttatttaatccactcaaccaaacacaccctataCTATACTTACTGTATCTTTGACGGCtacttttattatatataatataaaggtATTTTATACTAATTATATGAATCATAATGTAATTTTAGATTTATCTAAATCATCATTCATCTTATCAAACTAATTATATGGTTTTATTATATTACGATaggtttttttatattttttattttatctcctactatttcaaatttaaaaaatataatttttattttaaaattaaaagttattTCAATCGTATTTTTACTATGTATAATATGATCCGCTAGTTATAATAAATGAAAGTTCTGAAATAACTCTTTTGGGGtactgtgaggtttttgataacccaaaaatatcattcatatttatatatatttttgaatttttaaattatcatataactcataatataaaattttaatgacaaaaatttgtgtgagacggtctcatgagtcgtattttgtgagacatatatcttatttgagtcatccattaaaaattattactttttataagaaagagtattactttttattgtgaatatcagtagggttgactcgtctataaagattcgtaagaccgtctcagaAGAGACTTACTCAATTTTAATATGTATGTCGTGTGTTAAAGGATGATAGTATATTTTAACAAAAGTGGTGTATTTGGATTGATAAATTCGAAGCTAAGGATTTCGAATTTGTAATACTTGGCTCAttgatttatttgaataaacTCATTTAAATATCTTTTAAATTCTCAACTAGTTAGTTTTTGAATTATTGTTAATATAAAATTACTTCAAATCATATCTTTTAATAATTTTGTCAAAACTAAATACTTACATCCAAATACAATATTTTATATGACAACGACCTCAATTTAATGTATCACCTGTTAATTTCTTAAAACGATAAATTGAttaattgatattatattttaaattaaatatttgaaaatatattttgaataatCAGTTCACTTAAAAAATGAGCtagttttgaattttattatttttaataaaaatatttcaaagattATTGGCATCAACATAATAATACCTTCTTATATacataataattattaattacaaaATGGCAAAATAgagattaatttaattaatatcctTAAACCCCACCCCAAGTCCACTCCGTATTTAAACAAGCTTCAAGAAGTCTAAGATccaatcaaaattcaaaaaccACCGACTATTCGACCCGAACTATTATTTGATGCGATCCGAAACCTACCCCGAATCAGGACCCGTACACGGAAAATCAATTCGTCGAACCCGCTCCAACGAGTTCTCTTTGCCGAGCTTGGCGTATAACTTCTCGCGCAGTTGTCTTCCAGATTCCACTCTCTCCATCACCTGCTCCTCCTTGCGAGAGATATCCCATGTTTCGAAAGCCACGAGTCCTGATCGGTCAAGGGAACCGATAGGAGTAGAAGGCATGCTCGGGGATCCGGGTCTGATAGTCGATGGGCTACGGGGTGATCCGAACCCGGGTTTCCATGTTGGCGGGCTCATGTTCAAGCCGATGCCCATTCTCATCCTGTTCATTTGCAGATCTTGCAACGATTCGATGAGCTGATGATGACACCGATGGGGACCCGATGGTGGGAGACAGCGGCGGCGAGTACATGGTTGATTTTGGTGAGGAGCCGTACAAACCCAAGCCGCCGGCGACGAACGAGTCGTGGCCTGGTCGGCTTGGAGAAGCGTCTGGGCTAGTAGTATATGGCAGAACTCGGAGCTGCTCCGGTGTGTGAGCAAAGAAACAGACGCGACGCCGGCAATGAATCCCGTCCTTGCACGGCTGCGTGCGGTAGCGAGCAGGGTGGAGCCAGCACTCGAAAACCCCGTGCGCGTACTCGCAGGAATCGCCTCTGTTACACGTTCCCCTGCGAAATTCCGGGCACGCGCTGCCGGAATAATGGAACTTCCGCGGGTCCCTCCGCCGCGCCTTCTCGCCGGGATGCGCAAAAGGGCAATCCGTCCAGTCATGCGGCCTGGAACGCGTGCATTTCTTCACCTTGAACTCGAACATACGGAAATTATCGCAGGAGAAGTCGTCCACCGGGACCTCGAAATCACCAGAATCTCCATCTCCGACCTCTACGGCGTCGTCTTGGTTAGACGGCAGGTAGCGCTGCAACGCAGCAAAAGCATTATCATAGTGGAAAATATCATAGCCGTTCGGGTAGACATTGTTCGAGTTGGGAGATTGAATTTGAGCCGACGGCTCTTCTATGGGGTGGTGGTCCCAAGATGGGATTTGGACGGTGGGATTTGACTCAGGAGGATCTCcgatcatcatcatcatcatcatttctcttatattatatataaaaattcctAACTTACAAGCTTTCTGTAATGTGGGTTGCCATAGCTTTGCATGCGGATGAGGGTTCATTATAAACTGGTTCTTTTAACCATGGTCGAAGATATGGATGTAACCATGGTTgggttaaaatattattatttgatttagGCTTTGGAGCCGGACATCTGATGTACTACATATTAATTATTGTCAATTAGGAAAGTTAAGTATTAGTCTTGTTCATGGTATGTAATCCAATATTTgctcaaaaaaataaatgtatttacaattcatttgaaaattaattttctgTATTACGATAAAACCTCAACCGTTATTCTTCGATATACACTCGAATAAACTTTCGTACTAACACAATAGTTTATAGATCATGATAGTCAGGTAAATCATACTGTGCAAACTACTCAGACACCCAAAGAGAACCAATCTTAGATATTTTGATACTTTTTGTAGTATATTTATGGTATGCATTATTATAAAACACTTTGTTATTATCACAAgaataagtctcttgtgagacggtctcacgaatttttatctgtgagacgagtaaCCCTacagatattcataataaaaagtaatatttttagcataaaaataatactttttcatggatgatcctaataagatatccgtctcacaaaatacgactccttatccatacaagtttttgtcttatcaCAAACACAAATTAATTATGAAGTACGAAAAGAATAAATTTTtcctcaaaaaaaaattaaaattcaaatgaGAAGAAAATATAAAGGCAGTAACCACCAACCTTAGTACCTTCCCTTTGCATTTACTTCAAACAATTCCTCGCAGGCTTTTGATTTGCTTAATATTGACCGAGGAAGACTTTTATGGGTCCCAAAATTAATAAGGGAAGTAAAGTAAAAATTTCCTTGaattttgggacattttaactTTGTTGTGCTTGAAGTCTCTGTATCTCACTCAGTTGGTTACTCCAATAAGGTTGCCTTTTCAATTTTTGGGACGAGCATTCATTGCTCCAAGTGGGGGTTTCATTGGATTCTTTcacaatttttatttatataatataatatatggtTTTGTAATGTAAATTTAATGTCAATAATATCACTTGCTAAAGGTTTTGAGAAAAATGTCCCGACGGTTCTATAAAACATTGGAGTCTGAATTTTACCTTCGATAAAAATTTGAGATAGAGATACCACTTTATAAGTGATGGCATAACCTTCATTCTTCTAGCTAGAGATCGATAGGAAGAAGCTAGGAAGACTGAAACCCCAATTTCTTGTTAACGAACATTTTCGAGGAATATCTTCTCGGTTAGATCTGACGCTAAACTCGTATAAAACTAACTCTAAACTCATATGATACACACCCACTAGTATTATCATATCTTTATGATTTCATACTGTTGATACAAATCCGGTTGTCGTTTGACCAAACAAAAAACCCGAAATCTAATTGTAACATATGTTCAGTAAGTAGCTCTCGCGGTCCGTTAAAAGATTTCCCAAGCAGATAATTGGTAGAGTAAAGTATAAGGGAAACAATCTCTCGTAGGTGTCTGAGCTGTGTCTTGGTTAAAGAGGATAAGAATAGTCTTTTCATCACGTTATTCAATTAAAATATCTTGAAATTATGTTTATCTACGCATAATTAGTTAgatcaaaacataaaatacatattagatattatattttttttccctttttcttttctttttttccccatagaaagaaaattaaattgcAGAATTGGGATGAGTCTTTATGAGTTGACACGGTATTGAACTCGTGTCCATCCATTTCAGACAGAGACTTCTCCAGATGAGCTTAATACTAAAATAACCAATGATCTGTAATATTAATAACAAATTggttataatattaattataatttcagtaaattgaattttaattttatttttatataaattgaattatatacaaaatattttaatgggTGCTTTGAGGTActcaaatttaaaattaacTCGATTAACTTACATGCATCAGTTTCAATATAACCTTAAATAAATGTAATtggtaaatttgaaaaaaattggAATATAGTATAAGGGACCATGTTAGATATAACGATTTCAATATATTCAAGTTTGTATAATCTATGCCTGAATACATAAACCTCGTATTCCAATTATATTgagaaattttgatatattataataatgatGGGTAAAGGGGTCACGTGGCGATATTAGGGATGACAAGTTTATCTATGGGAAGTTATTTAAAAATCCccaatcataatatttctttgcATTCACTCCCTactcacaaaattgtggtactatttcatacaaaatgtggtacacttcatgtggaaatgtggtacacttcatgtggaaatgtggtactaaaaaagtacctagggactgaaaacaaagaaaaaaggcGGCTGGGGACTGAAGCCAAATTTCCCTTTTATCTATTGGTTCGGGTAGGAAGGACAACGAGGTGGATTTGTCATCTTCATTTATGTTCCTAAATTTAATATTCACTCTCATATTCGTCTTGATCCCCATTTTTTCGAGTTCGGGTATTAGCGAGAACCAAATTCTCATCCCCGTCTTCATCtctatttcaaaaatattaatgagAAAAGGCGAGGGCGAGTTCAGATATTTTCTCAAACTAAAACttattgttatatattattattattagtgataatattaatatcagtattattaataataatattttattattaatcttattttcGGGGTTGATTCAGAGATGAAGATAGTAATCTCATATCCGTCTCAAACTAGTTcgagtatttttaaaaaagccCTGAACCCGAACACGAAAACGAACTCGAAAACATTAGAGATCCACATCCCCGCAACGGGTTTTCCCACAGGGCCTCAAACTCGTGGAGAAAGTTGACATCCCTAAGTTCGGGGTTCCGCGGGGGAAACTTGAAACCTGGAAGAGAATCCCCGATTTTTTCGAGTTAGGGTTCGAGGTGGATATGATAATAATATCCCATCTTCGAACTCGctccaaaaataatattaataataaaaataaaaatattattaatcagtactaaaatatatattattattatttttaaattattattaataataataatattaatattatcactaataataataagttttggttcGAAAAATAACCAAACTCACCTCTATCTCAccctattaatatttttgaaacatgAATGAGAGTGATGATAGAGATTTGATCTCCGCGGTTTCGGATTCGGAGAAAAAGTGGGGATCAGGGTAGGTATAAAAGTAGAGATAGAATTCGAGAATAGAGATGAAGATGACAAACTCACCCCGCTCCGCCCCATGGTCATCTATAAGCAATATAGATGAATTTATTGAATGTTCTGAGACTAAACAATAGTGACGGTGCAATAATTTTACACTGGCCATTAATAATCTAAACATTAATATTTGATTacatcatttataaaaataaaatcatgacaAGTGTTTAAAAGCGGTAATTTCTCGCTCACGAGGGAATATCGACCTCCACTAGTGCCAAGTGGAAGATGGTACGGAAGCCCCCTGGAGCCAGAAGGATCTCAGTGGTACGCATATGGCAATTTATGCGTACGGTCCTTCGAGGTTTGCTCCCCCCTAGATGTGCCGTTTAGACGAAAGCCGCTACTCGTGCTAAGATGTGCCGTTTAGACGAAATTAAAATAACAAGAAAAATGTTGGGCGTAGTAGGCTCAAACTTATAtcttgtatttaaattacaaaaatatagttagatcttttttttttaatttttattctcTGTTACTCTCGAAACGAGAAAATGAGTGTCAATTTTAGAATAAGTAAAATATATAGTTTCATAAAAATGATACAATATTAATTAATGTGCCTCGATAAATGTTCTCCACCTTAATTAAATTAGTACCTGCAAGAACACGAAGTTgataattagaaaaaaaaacaaaaagtttgtgtgagacgatctcacggatcgt from Primulina eburnea isolate SZY01 chromosome 6, ASM2296580v1, whole genome shotgun sequence encodes:
- the LOC140834384 gene encoding LOW QUALITY PROTEIN: zinc finger CCCH domain-containing protein 23 (The sequence of the model RefSeq protein was modified relative to this genomic sequence to represent the inferred CDS: deleted 1 base in 1 codon), yielding MMMMMMIGDPPESNPTVQIPSWDHHPIEEPSAQIQSPNSNNVYPNGYDIFHYDNAFAALQRYLPSNQDDAVEVGDGDSGDFEVPVDDFSCDNFRMFEFKVKKCTRSRPHDWTDCPFAHPGEKARRRDPRKFHYSGSACPEFRRGTCNRGDSCEYAHGVFECWLHPARYRTQPCKDGIHCRRRVCFFAHTPEQLRVLPYTTSPDASPSRPGHDSFVAGGLGLYGSSPKSTMYSPPLSPTIGSPSVSSQLIESLQDLQMNRMRMGIGLNMSPPTWKPGFGSPRSPSTIRPGSPSMPSTPIGSLDRSGLVAFETWDISRKEEQVMERVESGRQLREKLYAKLGKENSLERVRRIDFPCTGPDSG